Proteins encoded within one genomic window of Ailuropoda melanoleuca isolate Jingjing chromosome 16, ASM200744v2, whole genome shotgun sequence:
- the CHRM1 gene encoding muscarinic acetylcholine receptor M1, whose product MNTSAPPAVSPNITVLAPGKGPWQVAFIGITTGLLSLATVTGNLLVLISFKVNTELKTVNNYFLLSLACADLIIGTFSMNLYTTYLLMGHWALGTLACDLWLALDYVASNASVMNLLLISFDRYFSVTRPLSYRAKRTPRRAALMIGLAWLVSFILWAPAILFWQYLVGERTVLAGQCYIQFLSQPIITFGTAMAAFYLPVTVMCTLYWRIYRETENRARELAALQGSETPGKGGGSSSSSERSQRGTEGSPETPPGRCCRCCRAPRLLQAYSWKEEEEEDEGSMESLTSSEGEEPGSEVVIKMPMVDPEAQAPAKQPPRSSPNTVKRPTRKGRERAGKGQKPRGKEQLAKRKTFSLVKEKKAARTLSAILLAFILTWTPYNIMVLVSTFCKNCVPETLWELGYWLCYVNSTINPMCYALCNKAFRDTFRLLLLCRWDKRRWRKIPKRPGSVHRTPSRQC is encoded by the coding sequence ATGAACACCTCGGCCCCACCCGCCGTCAGCCCCAACATCACCGTCCTGGCACCGGGAAAGGGGCCCTGGCAAGTGGCTTTCATTGGGATCACCACAGGCCTCCTGTCCCTGGCCACGGTGACAGGCAACCTGCTGGTCCTCATCTCCTTCAAGGTCAACACTGAGCTCAAGACGGTCAACAACTACTTCCTGCTCAGCCTGGCCTGCGCCGACCTCATCATCGGCACCTTCTCCATGAACCTCTATACCACGTACCTGCTCATGGGCCACTGGGCTCTGGGCACACTGGCCTGCGACCTGTGGCTGGCCCTAGACTACGTGGCGAGCAACGCCTCCGTCATGAATCTGCTGCTCATCAGCTTCGACCGCTACTTCTCGGTCACCCGGCCCCTGAGCTACCGAGCCAAGCGCACGCCGCGCCGGGCCGCCCTGATGATTGGCCTGGCCTGGCTGGTGTCCTTCATCCTGTGGGCGCCCGCCATCCTCTTCTGGCAGTACCTGGTAGGGGAGCGGACGGTGCTAGCCGGGCAGTGCTACATCCAGTTCCTCTCCCAGCCCATCATCACCTTTGGCACGGCCATGGCCGCGTTCTACCTCCCGGTCACGGTCATGTGCACGCTCTATTGGCGCATCTACCGGGAGACGGAGAACCGGGCCCGGGAGCTGGCGGCCCTGCAGGGCTCCGAGACACCCGGGAAGgggggcggcagcagcagcagctccgaGCGGTCCCAGCGGGGGACTGAGGGCTCCCCGGAGACCCCTCCGGgccgctgctgccgctgctgccggGCCCCCAGGCTGCTGCAGGCCTACagctggaaggaggaagaggaagaggacgaAGGCTCCATGGAGTCCCTCACATCCTCGGAGGGCGAGGAGCCTGGCTCTGAGGTGGTGATCAAGATGCCCATGGTGGACCCTGAGGCGCAGGCCCCCGCCAAGCAGCCCCCCCGGAGCTCCCCCAACACGGTCAAGAGGCCAACCCGGAAAGGGCGAGAGCGAGCCGGCAAGGGCCAGAAGCCCCGAGGGAAGGAGCAGCTGGCCAAGCGGAAGACCTTCTCGTTGGTCAAGGAGAAGAAGGCGGCTCGGACCCTGAGTGCCATTCTGCTGGCCTTCATCCTCACCTGGACGCCGTACAACATCATGGTGCTGGTGTCCACTTTCTGCAAGAACTGTGTTCCCGAGACCCTGTGGGAGCTGGGCTACTGGCTGTGCTATGTCAACAGCACCATCAACCCCATGTGCTACGCGCTCTGCAACAAAGCCTTCCGGGACACCTTCCGCCTGCTGCTGCTCTGCCGCTGGGACAAGCGTCGCTGGCGCAAGATCCCCAAGCGCCCCGGCTCTGTGCACCGCACCCCCTCCCGCCAGTGCTGA